In the Natronobacterium texcoconense genome, one interval contains:
- a CDS encoding HalOD1 output domain-containing protein, which translates to MLLSVDSTDTDELQSLSFEVIAAVAEREGVDPTEIEPPEYDALYEVVNPEALDSLFATRENGIERPTGQVSFPFCGYHVVVTSEGDVEVSEADN; encoded by the coding sequence ATGCTACTCTCAGTCGATAGTACGGATACCGACGAACTCCAATCACTCAGTTTCGAAGTCATCGCTGCGGTCGCCGAGCGAGAAGGTGTCGACCCAACCGAGATCGAACCACCGGAGTACGACGCACTCTACGAGGTCGTCAATCCCGAAGCACTCGACTCCCTGTTTGCAACTCGAGAAAACGGAATAGAGCGGCCAACCGGACAGGTTTCGTTCCCGTTCTGTGGCTATCACGTCGTCGTGACGAGCGAGGGAGACGTCGAAGTGTCCGAAGCGGATAACTGA
- a CDS encoding acyl-CoA thioesterase produces the protein MADYSYEVDLDVRLRDIDFMGHVNNATYATYLEQAREAYFRDVLGVSLVEVGTVLVNLEIDYVRPIEADDDVTVGVDPAELGTSSLPLEYEIRADGKRAATARTVQVVRDEETGTSRSLPSEWRERIDRHRD, from the coding sequence ATGGCCGACTACAGTTACGAGGTCGACCTCGACGTCCGACTCCGGGACATCGATTTCATGGGCCACGTCAACAACGCGACCTACGCGACCTACCTCGAGCAGGCACGCGAGGCGTACTTCCGTGACGTTCTCGGCGTCTCGCTGGTCGAGGTCGGAACGGTACTCGTGAATCTCGAGATCGACTACGTCCGACCGATCGAGGCCGACGACGACGTCACCGTCGGCGTCGACCCAGCGGAACTGGGAACCTCGAGTCTCCCGCTCGAGTACGAGATCCGTGCCGACGGGAAGCGGGCGGCGACCGCTCGGACCGTGCAGGTCGTCCGCGACGAAGAGACGGGGACGTCCCGGTCGCTGCCGTCGGAATGGCGGGAGCGAATCGACCGTCACCGGGACTGA
- a CDS encoding ribonuclease H-like domain-containing protein — protein sequence MRIENSFIPVRGVGETTERRLWEHGITHWDEFDGSVVGETLADRIEAFIDEGWNHLEQGDVSPFAERLPASSRWRLYENVRSETCFLDIETTGLDASCNDVTTVSLHRGGDTKTFVKDRDLTADRLSRELEDSSLLVTFNGQRFDVPFLETCYDLEVSVPHVDLMYPCKKLGLDGGLKEIEQEIGIERELPDISGRDAVRLWHEYERGDDGALETLVEYNRADTRNMEPLMDIVADRLHEQVFEAARQPE from the coding sequence GTGCGCATCGAGAACAGTTTCATTCCCGTTCGCGGCGTCGGCGAGACCACCGAGCGCCGCCTGTGGGAACACGGGATCACCCACTGGGACGAGTTCGACGGAAGCGTCGTCGGTGAGACGCTCGCCGACCGAATCGAGGCGTTCATCGACGAGGGCTGGAATCACCTCGAGCAGGGTGACGTCTCTCCCTTCGCCGAACGCCTGCCGGCCTCGAGTCGCTGGCGACTCTACGAGAACGTCCGTAGCGAGACCTGTTTTCTGGACATCGAGACCACGGGACTCGACGCCTCCTGTAACGACGTGACGACGGTCAGCCTCCACCGTGGCGGCGACACCAAGACCTTCGTCAAGGACCGAGATCTCACGGCCGATCGACTCTCGCGAGAACTCGAGGACTCCTCGCTGCTCGTCACGTTCAACGGCCAGCGATTCGACGTTCCCTTCCTCGAGACCTGTTACGACCTCGAGGTCTCGGTTCCACACGTCGACCTGATGTACCCCTGCAAGAAACTGGGGTTAGACGGGGGCCTGAAGGAGATCGAACAGGAAATCGGCATCGAACGCGAGCTACCCGATATCAGCGGCCGGGACGCGGTTCGCCTCTGGCACGAGTACGAGCGTGGCGACGACGGCGCACTGGAAACGCTCGTCGAGTACAACCGGGCCGACACGCGAAACATGGAGCCGCTGATGGATATCGTCGCGGATCGACTCCACGAGCAGGTCTTCGAGGCGGCACGCCAGCCCGAGTAG
- a CDS encoding DUF7504 family protein, with protein sequence MESELGTRGIEGAAFARTLETLKRRGSNILLVGGTGGCHDAACHRLCGRRGSEPRYQLVVADGEKRRLTGSVVSRRLENGTMTLEFSTGTGRRSSLEPLAHEVVTAIDEFEAVADGFSPSELRVCLDSLGGLLEAYDAEQVFHFLRTITSRIDDARGMGHYHLPRDHGHDTLSLLEPLFDAVVVLRVRDGSYEQQWHLRDGTPGARTKTDWIRL encoded by the coding sequence ATGGAGAGTGAACTGGGGACGCGGGGGATCGAGGGGGCGGCGTTTGCACGCACTCTCGAGACACTCAAACGACGAGGAAGCAATATCCTGCTCGTCGGTGGCACCGGGGGCTGTCACGACGCTGCCTGTCACCGGCTGTGTGGGAGACGGGGATCGGAACCACGATATCAGCTGGTGGTCGCCGACGGCGAGAAACGTCGACTGACCGGCAGTGTGGTCTCCCGACGACTCGAGAACGGGACGATGACCCTCGAGTTCTCGACGGGGACCGGCCGTCGGTCGTCACTGGAGCCACTGGCACACGAGGTCGTCACGGCGATCGACGAGTTCGAGGCGGTCGCCGACGGCTTCTCTCCGTCGGAGCTTCGGGTCTGTCTGGACTCGCTCGGCGGGCTACTGGAAGCGTACGACGCCGAACAGGTGTTTCACTTCCTTCGGACGATCACGTCCCGGATCGACGATGCACGGGGGATGGGTCACTACCACCTGCCACGCGACCACGGTCACGATACGCTCTCGCTGCTCGAGCCGCTTTTCGACGCGGTCGTCGTGCTCCGGGTTCGCGACGGGAGCTACGAACAGCAGTGGCACCTCCGGGATGGAACGCCGGGGGCGAGAACGAAGACGGACTGGATTCGACTGTAG
- a CDS encoding DUF7547 family protein, whose amino-acid sequence MADNDDELAEAVRELTRTIDELRRELESERSRRGPRLRPPTPRELLAFTDDVALPAVLSVLEASVRALETFQRGLELVRTEREVRDRTNEAAATTSDRADQFRRTTLSRLDTVLEELQRAASEGALPADDEARDLLSEARRLRDEVDDRLRAETDEVETPDEPTGWQGDETVSIDIEEGTPPEPDSSDEPDEPDPSVDVEAELETLKDQYGPEEESSDGPAADETDGNPDSSDTDGDREDSSEESGADANDENGDSSPDDGSDEN is encoded by the coding sequence ATGGCCGATAACGACGACGAGCTCGCTGAAGCCGTCCGCGAGCTCACACGGACTATCGACGAGCTTCGCCGGGAACTCGAGTCCGAACGTTCGCGGCGGGGGCCACGACTCCGGCCACCGACGCCACGGGAACTGCTTGCTTTTACCGACGACGTCGCGCTCCCCGCTGTCCTCTCGGTCCTCGAGGCGAGCGTTCGTGCCCTCGAGACCTTCCAGCGCGGGCTCGAACTCGTCAGGACCGAACGCGAGGTCCGCGATCGGACGAACGAGGCAGCGGCTACAACGAGCGACCGTGCGGACCAGTTCCGGCGGACGACGCTGTCGCGACTCGACACCGTCCTCGAGGAACTCCAGCGTGCGGCCTCGGAGGGCGCACTCCCCGCCGACGACGAGGCACGAGACCTGCTCTCGGAGGCACGACGGCTCCGCGACGAGGTCGACGACCGCCTTCGAGCCGAGACCGACGAGGTCGAGACGCCGGACGAACCGACCGGCTGGCAGGGAGACGAGACGGTCAGTATCGACATCGAGGAAGGCACACCGCCGGAACCCGACTCGAGCGACGAGCCCGACGAACCCGATCCGTCGGTCGACGTCGAGGCCGAACTCGAGACGCTCAAAGATCAGTACGGACCCGAAGAGGAGAGTTCGGACGGTCCTGCAGCCGACGAGACCGATGGAAATCCGGATTCGAGTGATACGGATGGTGATCGGGAAGACTCGAGCGAGGAGTCCGGAGCCGACGCGAACGACGAAAACGGGGACTCGAGCCCCGACGACGGTTCGGACGAGAACTAA
- a CDS encoding nucleic acid-binding protein, with amino-acid sequence MTMEATRYENGTISYPGHPRGPGGAEPVETIDLTEYPAEVVTWTTSTATPPGVREPNHLAIVEFDVSDAFDDGDDFVRAIVQLTTGDVETGDEVQPVYEEALREPGAGIREPDSQSWDGYRFEPV; translated from the coding sequence ATGACGATGGAAGCGACCCGATACGAGAACGGTACGATCAGCTACCCCGGGCATCCGCGCGGTCCGGGCGGTGCGGAACCGGTAGAGACGATCGATCTGACGGAGTACCCGGCCGAGGTCGTCACGTGGACGACCTCGACGGCGACGCCGCCGGGCGTCCGCGAACCGAACCACCTCGCGATCGTCGAGTTCGACGTCAGTGATGCGTTCGACGACGGCGACGACTTCGTCCGTGCGATCGTCCAGTTGACGACCGGTGACGTCGAAACGGGTGACGAGGTCCAGCCGGTCTACGAGGAAGCGCTTCGCGAACCGGGTGCGGGCATCCGAGAGCCCGACAGCCAGTCCTGGGACGGCTACCGATTCGAACCAGTTTAG
- a CDS encoding thiolase family protein, whose amino-acid sequence MERVAIIGASMTQFGQREGEWVLDLLAEAGLECLEDSGVDAAEVDHLYVSNMASGEFEGQTGIPNALAHDLNAMPAYTQRVDQTSSSGGAGIYAAWQSVASGASDMTLLVGGEKMTHKTTGEATDVIASLTHPAEYKTGVTLPSFAGLTARHYLERFDAPRESLGKVAVKNHENGLDNPNAQFRKEVDLETVLESPIVADPLRLYDFCPITDGSAALMLCPESVAEEYADEYAVITGIDGATDTHVVHEREDPTVMGGVVESGKGAYEMSGRNPEDIDVAELHDMFTILEFLQMEGLGFAEQGEAWKLVEEGYTERDGELPINTSGGLKSKGHPLGASGVAQGVEIYEQLVGEAGPRQVEADVGLTCNVGGFGNCVITTIMEAAQ is encoded by the coding sequence ATGGAACGCGTTGCAATTATCGGTGCCTCGATGACCCAGTTCGGGCAACGCGAGGGGGAGTGGGTTCTCGATCTCCTCGCGGAGGCCGGACTCGAGTGTCTCGAGGATTCGGGTGTCGACGCAGCCGAGGTCGACCACCTGTACGTTTCGAATATGGCGAGCGGCGAGTTCGAAGGACAGACCGGTATCCCGAACGCGCTGGCACACGACCTGAATGCGATGCCGGCTTACACTCAGCGGGTCGACCAGACCAGTTCCAGCGGCGGTGCGGGGATCTACGCCGCCTGGCAGTCGGTCGCCAGCGGCGCGAGCGACATGACGCTGCTGGTCGGCGGCGAGAAGATGACTCACAAGACTACGGGTGAGGCGACGGACGTCATCGCGTCGCTGACCCACCCGGCCGAATACAAGACCGGCGTCACCCTCCCCTCCTTTGCGGGGCTGACCGCGCGACACTACCTCGAACGGTTCGACGCCCCTCGCGAGAGCCTGGGGAAAGTCGCCGTCAAGAACCACGAGAACGGCCTCGACAACCCGAACGCCCAGTTCCGGAAGGAGGTCGACCTCGAGACGGTACTCGAGTCACCGATCGTCGCCGATCCGTTGCGGCTGTACGACTTCTGTCCGATCACGGACGGGTCGGCGGCGCTGATGCTCTGTCCCGAGTCGGTTGCCGAGGAGTACGCAGACGAGTACGCCGTCATCACGGGCATCGACGGTGCGACCGACACCCACGTCGTCCACGAACGCGAGGACCCGACCGTGATGGGTGGGGTCGTCGAGAGCGGCAAAGGGGCCTACGAGATGAGCGGCCGCAATCCCGAGGATATCGACGTCGCGGAACTGCACGACATGTTCACCATTCTCGAGTTCCTGCAGATGGAGGGACTCGGTTTCGCCGAACAGGGCGAGGCCTGGAAACTCGTCGAGGAGGGGTACACCGAGCGCGACGGCGAACTGCCGATCAACACCTCCGGCGGGCTCAAGTCCAAGGGCCATCCCCTGGGGGCAAGCGGCGTCGCACAGGGCGTCGAGATCTACGAGCAACTGGTCGGCGAGGCCGGGCCGCGACAGGTCGAGGCCGACGTCGGCCTCACGTGTAACGTCGGCGGCTTCGGGAACTGCGTCATCACCACGATCATGGAGGCAGCACAATGA
- the hflX gene encoding GTPase HflX: MRAIIAKRVDSGTPDTSEIRDLAAAAGYTVVGEVTQSRKADPALQLGEGKANELATKVTEIDATTVIFDNRLGPYQTYNLGQLLPEGVEVIDRFTLILEIFGQRAQTRKAQLQVELAELRYELPRVEAKSSLAKREEHPGFMGLGEYDESREQDIKNQISRIRDELERIEQTEQHRRERRRDSGFDLVALAGYTNAGKSTLLRRLATDLDVDENEGLHRDLESTAESQDRLFTTLGTTTRRADIEPRDVLVTDTVGFISDLPHWLVESFKSTLDSVYRADLVLLVVDVSEPVDEIHEKLVTCHDTLYERNEAPIVTVLNKIDRVDDEELAEKREAISSLAPNPVTVSAQEGTNVEALLERIDHELPDWEEERLVLPMTDDTMSLVSWIHDNANVEDVSYGDDDVLVSFEARPAVISQARSRASELRTASPESA, encoded by the coding sequence ATGAGAGCGATCATCGCAAAACGCGTCGACTCCGGCACGCCAGACACCAGTGAAATCCGCGACCTCGCAGCGGCGGCGGGATACACCGTCGTCGGCGAGGTCACCCAGTCGAGAAAGGCCGACCCTGCCCTGCAACTCGGTGAGGGGAAGGCGAACGAACTCGCGACGAAAGTCACGGAAATCGACGCCACGACGGTCATCTTCGACAACCGGCTCGGCCCCTACCAGACGTACAACCTCGGCCAGCTGTTGCCCGAGGGCGTCGAGGTAATCGACCGGTTCACGCTCATCCTCGAGATTTTCGGCCAGCGCGCCCAGACCCGAAAGGCACAGCTACAGGTCGAACTGGCCGAACTCCGGTACGAACTCCCGCGGGTCGAGGCAAAGAGCAGCCTCGCGAAACGCGAGGAACACCCCGGGTTCATGGGTCTCGGCGAGTACGACGAGAGCCGCGAGCAGGACATCAAAAACCAGATCAGCCGGATCCGGGACGAACTCGAGCGGATCGAACAGACCGAACAGCACCGCCGGGAGCGTCGCCGCGATTCGGGATTCGATCTGGTCGCGCTCGCGGGGTACACGAACGCGGGCAAGTCGACGCTGCTGCGACGGCTCGCGACCGACCTCGACGTCGACGAGAACGAGGGCCTCCACCGGGACCTCGAGTCGACCGCAGAGTCACAGGATCGGCTGTTCACGACGCTTGGCACCACGACCCGGCGTGCGGACATCGAGCCGCGCGACGTTCTCGTTACCGACACCGTCGGGTTCATCAGCGATCTCCCGCACTGGCTGGTCGAGTCGTTCAAGTCGACGCTCGATTCGGTCTATCGGGCGGACCTGGTCTTGCTCGTCGTCGACGTCAGCGAACCGGTCGACGAGATCCACGAGAAACTGGTCACCTGCCACGACACCCTCTACGAGCGCAACGAGGCGCCGATCGTGACGGTGTTGAACAAGATCGACAGGGTCGACGACGAGGAACTCGCGGAGAAACGCGAGGCGATCTCCTCGCTGGCACCGAACCCGGTCACTGTGAGTGCCCAGGAGGGAACGAACGTCGAGGCGTTGCTCGAGCGCATCGACCACGAACTCCCGGACTGGGAGGAAGAGCGACTCGTGCTCCCGATGACCGACGACACCATGAGTCTGGTCTCGTGGATCCACGACAACGCGAACGTCGAGGACGTCTCCTACGGCGACGACGACGTACTCGTCTCGTTCGAGGCTCGCCCAGCAGTCATTTCACAGGCGCGCTCGCGTGCAAGCGAGTTACGGACTGCGTCGCCCGAGTCGGCGTGA
- a CDS encoding FUN14 domain-containing protein, which produces MINADPTTLALEFCGGALIGALVGFGTKRIAKLLAIIIGVQLMVFRYLESQGIVVVDYNRLTAGLVDAQEQAQVQAAGTEIHQLESLLSVASVGIGFTSGFLIGFHRG; this is translated from the coding sequence ATGATAAACGCCGATCCGACGACGCTCGCACTCGAGTTCTGCGGCGGTGCCCTCATCGGTGCGCTCGTAGGCTTTGGCACGAAACGGATCGCAAAACTGCTCGCGATCATCATTGGCGTACAGCTGATGGTCTTTCGCTACCTCGAGTCGCAGGGAATCGTCGTCGTCGACTACAACCGGCTCACGGCCGGCCTCGTCGACGCACAGGAACAGGCACAGGTCCAGGCTGCCGGTACAGAGATCCACCAGCTCGAGTCGTTGCTCTCGGTCGCATCGGTCGGCATTGGATTCACGAGCGGCTTCCTGATCGGATTCCACCGCGGATAG
- a CDS encoding ribosome assembly factor SBDS, whose translation MISLDEAVTARLESHGARFEVLVDPDAALEIKRDEFDDDLEDVIAAEDVFEDASRGDRPAEDDLEKVFDTTEPLEIIPEVIKDGEIQITAEQRREMQEQKRKQLIDTIARNAINPQMDDAPHPPERIENALEEAGFTVDPMEPVESQVDDALDALRPVIPIRFEEVTIAVQIPAEYAGSAQAQVRQFGDLEREEWQPDGSWIGVVTFPAGMQNDFYNVVNEHSSGEAETEIVKDKDDLKTR comes from the coding sequence ATGATATCACTCGACGAGGCGGTGACGGCGCGACTCGAGTCACACGGGGCGCGCTTCGAAGTGTTGGTCGATCCGGACGCGGCACTCGAGATCAAACGCGACGAGTTCGACGACGATCTCGAGGACGTGATCGCAGCGGAAGACGTCTTCGAGGACGCCTCGCGCGGTGACCGGCCGGCCGAGGACGATCTCGAGAAGGTGTTCGACACGACCGAACCGCTCGAGATCATCCCGGAAGTCATCAAGGACGGAGAGATCCAGATCACGGCCGAACAGCGCCGCGAGATGCAAGAACAGAAGCGCAAGCAGCTGATCGATACGATCGCACGCAACGCGATCAACCCACAGATGGACGATGCCCCGCATCCGCCGGAGCGCATCGAGAACGCCTTAGAGGAGGCTGGCTTCACGGTCGATCCGATGGAGCCCGTCGAGAGTCAGGTCGACGACGCGCTGGACGCGCTCCGGCCCGTCATCCCGATCCGGTTCGAAGAGGTGACGATCGCCGTCCAGATTCCCGCCGAGTACGCGGGCAGCGCCCAGGCACAGGTTCGACAGTTCGGCGACCTAGAGCGCGAAGAGTGGCAGCCCGACGGCTCCTGGATCGGCGTCGTCACGTTCCCTGCAGGGATGCAAAACGACTTCTACAACGTCGTCAACGAACACTCGAGCGGCGAAGCAGAGACGGAGATCGTCAAGGACAAAGACGACCTGAAAACCCGATAG
- the psmA gene encoding archaeal proteasome endopeptidase complex subunit alpha — MQGQAQQQAYDRGITIFSPDGRLYQVEYAREAVKRGTASIGVRTQDGVVLAVDKRVPSPLLEDSSVEKIHKADDHVGIASAGHVADARQLIDFARRQAQVNQLRYGKPIGVETLTKEVTDHIQQYTQVGGARPFGVALIVGGIDNGEPRLFETDPSGTPYEWKALAVGADRGDLQDYLEENYDEEADLDGGISLALDALASVNEGSLLPNEVGLATIDVETERFEQFERDRIESYLEENDLLGDEDEADESDE; from the coding sequence ATGCAGGGACAAGCCCAACAGCAGGCGTACGACCGAGGCATCACGATCTTCTCGCCCGACGGCCGACTCTACCAGGTCGAGTACGCTCGCGAGGCGGTCAAACGTGGTACGGCAAGTATCGGCGTTCGAACGCAGGACGGCGTCGTCCTGGCAGTCGACAAACGAGTTCCCTCCCCGCTGCTCGAGGACTCGAGCGTCGAGAAGATTCACAAGGCCGACGACCACGTCGGCATCGCAAGCGCCGGCCACGTCGCCGACGCTCGCCAGCTGATCGACTTCGCGCGCCGCCAGGCCCAGGTCAACCAGCTCCGGTACGGCAAGCCGATCGGCGTCGAGACGCTGACCAAGGAGGTCACCGACCACATCCAGCAGTACACCCAGGTCGGCGGCGCCCGTCCGTTCGGCGTCGCCCTGATCGTCGGCGGCATCGACAACGGCGAGCCGCGCCTGTTCGAGACCGACCCCTCGGGCACTCCCTACGAGTGGAAGGCCCTGGCCGTCGGTGCCGACCGCGGCGACCTTCAGGACTACTTAGAGGAGAACTACGACGAGGAAGCCGATCTCGACGGCGGCATCTCGCTTGCCCTCGACGCTCTCGCGTCGGTCAACGAGGGCTCCTTGCTCCCCAACGAGGTCGGACTCGCGACGATCGACGTCGAAACCGAGCGGTTCGAGCAGTTCGAACGGGACCGCATCGAAAGCTACCTCGAGGAGAACGACCTGCTCGGGGACGAAGACGAAGCTGACGAGAGCGACGAATAA
- a CDS encoding Rpp14/Pop5 family protein, translating into MKHLPKHLRPRWRYLAVTLESWPDASIDRRSFQRELWYAGQNLLGDPGSARADLTVVRFDFEDGRGEALVKVRRGETDSARAAIACIDEIDGSPAGIRVCGISGTIRAAEENYLGRGGQDSEERNVVFGNEDRVAVVYDGSADVRLDEAFAGATDLDYDLA; encoded by the coding sequence ATGAAACACCTCCCGAAGCACCTCCGCCCGCGCTGGCGGTACCTCGCCGTTACCCTCGAGTCCTGGCCCGACGCCAGCATCGATCGGCGATCGTTCCAGCGCGAACTCTGGTACGCGGGCCAGAACCTGCTCGGCGATCCGGGGAGTGCGAGAGCCGATCTGACCGTCGTCAGGTTCGATTTCGAGGACGGACGCGGGGAAGCACTCGTCAAGGTCCGTCGCGGCGAGACCGATTCGGCTCGAGCAGCCATCGCCTGTATCGACGAGATAGATGGCTCTCCCGCCGGAATTCGCGTATGTGGTATCAGTGGCACGATCCGTGCCGCTGAAGAAAACTATTTAGGACGCGGCGGGCAAGATTCCGAAGAGAGAAACGTCGTGTTCGGGAACGAGGACCGAGTCGCCGTCGTGTACGATGGATCTGCAGACGTACGACTCGATGAGGCGTTCGCGGGCGCGACAGACCTCGATTACGATTTAGCGTGA
- a CDS encoding class I SAM-dependent methyltransferase: MKKSLEDHAARFDEVAGEYDEGQSEEYRACANLVIEHADPDDSDTVLDLGTGTGAIALALAPDADRVVGRDISEGMMEEAEQKADEQGLDNLEFGYGTFREPEYDGEVDAESSESPRDHTRSARVDIVTSNFAMHHLSDDEKREAIDVIADLEPRRFVLGDVMFFGEPDPEEPFYSPEVDDPATVGTLADAFTDAGFSLTAVERVHDQVGVLVAERGRDGANGE, encoded by the coding sequence ATGAAGAAGAGTCTTGAGGACCACGCCGCCCGGTTCGACGAGGTAGCCGGCGAGTACGACGAGGGACAGTCCGAGGAGTACCGTGCCTGTGCGAATCTGGTGATCGAGCACGCCGACCCCGACGATTCGGATACCGTGCTGGATCTCGGGACCGGTACCGGCGCGATCGCGCTCGCACTGGCCCCCGATGCCGACCGCGTCGTCGGCCGGGACATCAGCGAGGGAATGATGGAAGAGGCAGAGCAAAAGGCCGACGAACAGGGACTCGACAATCTCGAGTTCGGCTACGGGACCTTCCGCGAACCGGAGTACGACGGCGAGGTCGACGCCGAGTCGTCGGAGTCGCCTCGAGACCACACTCGCTCCGCTCGCGTGGATATCGTCACCTCGAACTTCGCGATGCACCACCTCTCGGACGACGAGAAGCGGGAGGCGATCGACGTCATTGCCGACCTCGAGCCACGGCGGTTCGTGCTCGGCGACGTGATGTTCTTCGGCGAACCCGACCCAGAGGAGCCGTTCTACTCGCCGGAGGTCGACGATCCAGCGACCGTCGGTACTCTCGCGGATGCGTTCACCGACGCCGGTTTCTCGCTGACGGCGGTCGAGCGAGTCCACGACCAGGTCGGCGTGCTGGTCGCCGAGCGCGGCCGTGACGGAGCAAACGGGGAATGA
- a CDS encoding RNase P subunit p30 family protein → MYEAVHAHPDGESTVARLATTAADYGFEGVVVRNRSDARADYNPDEIREAYGVDVVEGIEIRADDPQQASGAVGNYRTDETIVTVSGGTPALNRFAVENEKVDVLAHPMTGEGDVNHVVAKAADENGVRLEFDLSGVLRTHGGRRVRTVQSLQKLYEIVDHYDAPYVVSGTPTSHLEFRAPRELTAVGAEIGLPEEFVEAGLAEWGRLAERNRRIQSEEFIEPGVERGRYEEES, encoded by the coding sequence ATGTACGAGGCCGTCCACGCCCACCCCGACGGAGAGAGTACGGTCGCCAGGCTCGCGACAACGGCGGCCGACTACGGTTTCGAGGGCGTGGTCGTGCGCAACCGGTCCGACGCTCGAGCCGACTACAACCCCGACGAGATCCGCGAGGCCTACGGGGTCGACGTCGTCGAGGGGATCGAGATCCGGGCCGACGATCCCCAGCAGGCAAGCGGCGCGGTCGGGAACTACCGGACCGACGAGACGATCGTCACGGTCTCGGGCGGCACGCCGGCGCTGAACCGCTTCGCCGTCGAAAACGAGAAAGTCGACGTGCTCGCCCACCCGATGACCGGCGAGGGCGACGTCAACCACGTCGTCGCGAAGGCAGCCGACGAGAACGGCGTCCGCCTCGAGTTCGACCTCTCGGGCGTCCTCCGGACTCACGGCGGGCGACGCGTCAGGACCGTCCAGTCGCTGCAGAAACTGTACGAAATCGTCGACCACTACGACGCCCCCTACGTCGTGAGCGGGACGCCGACGTCGCATCTCGAGTTCCGGGCTCCCCGGGAACTGACAGCGGTCGGGGCCGAGATCGGCCTTCCCGAGGAGTTCGTCGAAGCGGGACTCGCGGAGTGGGGACGTCTCGCCGAGCGCAATCGTCGCATCCAGTCCGAGGAGTTCATTGAACCCGGGGTCGAACGTGGCAGGTATGAAGAAGAGTCTTGA
- the tbsP gene encoding transcriptional regulator TbsP: MTSNLLNHQIDDILESVLEDASGDVYMVNPSWDAIEEFVSVATRFDGSLPTVHMLADERTLKDVMDDFIVASNAADLISEDALALRTLEEAPENSLLVTDERTIAIVHAGDRVGGLITEDESFVQDTYDTYAARWDDAKTFNLRTPPISDVRETLSEEIGPAAEEDFSSILNSLETARGDGDGLDEVTISLLVAARNDALLYDISKWGEDVGIASKATFSRTKTKLEDMGLIDTEKVPIDVGRPRLRLKIGDDRLREADNGQLATVAQSILN; the protein is encoded by the coding sequence ATGACCTCGAATTTACTCAACCACCAGATTGACGATATCCTCGAAAGCGTCCTCGAGGACGCAAGCGGGGACGTCTACATGGTCAACCCCTCGTGGGACGCCATCGAAGAGTTCGTCTCGGTCGCGACCCGGTTCGACGGCTCGCTTCCGACGGTACACATGCTCGCAGACGAACGGACACTCAAAGACGTCATGGACGACTTCATCGTCGCCTCCAACGCCGCCGACCTCATCAGCGAAGACGCACTCGCACTGCGCACGCTCGAGGAGGCACCCGAGAACTCGCTTCTAGTCACCGACGAACGGACCATCGCCATCGTCCACGCCGGCGACCGCGTCGGCGGGCTCATCACCGAAGACGAGAGCTTCGTCCAGGACACCTACGACACCTACGCGGCCCGCTGGGACGACGCCAAAACGTTCAACCTCCGGACGCCCCCGATCAGCGACGTCCGCGAAACGCTCTCCGAGGAAATTGGCCCGGCCGCCGAGGAAGATTTCTCCTCTATTCTGAACTCGCTCGAGACCGCCCGAGGCGACGGCGACGGCCTCGACGAAGTCACTATCTCCCTGCTCGTCGCCGCCCGCAACGACGCACTGCTGTACGACATCAGCAAGTGGGGCGAGGACGTCGGTATCGCCTCCAAAGCGACGTTCAGCCGAACGAAGACCAAACTCGAGGACATGGGACTGATCGACACCGAGAAAGTCCCGATCGACGTCGGCCGTCCTCGCCTACGCCTGAAGATCGGCGACGACCGACTTCGGGAGGCGGACAACGGCCAGCTCGCGACTGTCGCGCAATCTATTCTCAACTAG